In the genome of Pseudobacteriovorax antillogorgiicola, the window AGGTAAGCTTTTTATATTTTAAAGCTGAGCAGATCGATGCCTGGTTTGATCAACTAAACCATTTTATCAAGTCAATGCGATACCGCACCAAATCAAAGCGAAGTCATGGCTTGCCCTGGAGTCCGAAGCAAAGGCTGGCTCGTAACTTTCCATAAGCTACATTCCTTTTTTTAGGAGTCGTAATTTATCGAAACCAAATCCGATGGATGGTACTGCTGGATTGATTATCAACATCATCATCACATTCCCAATCATCCTCATCAACTCCACCACGAATATCCCAGTTTCTCGTGCCGTTATTGTCTCGAAACGTTCTTTGGGTCATCGCTAGTTGCTGCTGATCAACCAGGCCATTATTAGAAACCCCCGGAATATCACCAATATGTCCTGTTAAGGGGGTGAAGCTGTTTCGAACGTCATCACAGTTACCGACCCCAGTTTTGAGGTAATCAATACAAGTTGCTGCATCAGTTTTAAAGTGAATCACGCGATTATGAGCATTGGTTCGACAGAAGAAACGAAGCTCGGTAAATGTCCAGAGACTCAGGAACGCTGGGTTCACATGACCGAAAAACTCTGTATTCTGTTCGTCATCACCAAGATTATTTTTATCAAATTGAGGAAAGCGATCCGTTAAGGTTTGCGTTGGGGGGTTTGTTCCTCCTAAGTGAACATAGTTCAAGACCATAGTCCATCCACCGTCCTCATCCATATCACAGTGGGCATCAAATTTTGTGAGCTGCCCGGCCTCGTCCCTCTGATATAGCTGGTATTTTCCACTGGGCGCTTCGGGATTTTTGGTCTTAAGATCGAGGCAGCTGGTAAATGCTAAAAAAGCAACTTGCTCTTCGCCAGGAACAACCTCAAACAAATCAGGAACAGCTGCGACAACATCAGCAGCTTGGGTATCAACATTTACGTCTGGGCCAAGCTCCTGACTTGGGGCCTCTTGATTCTCTCCACCCTGAAATCCAGTTTCAGAGTTTTCCGCATTTTCGGCTGGATTACATGCCAATAGCGACAAGCTCACAAGAGTCAGTCGTATCATACTTATTCTCCCGATTTTCCAAACGTCCCTTCAATCCTTATCGGAATAGAATAGGCGATTCTTAATAAACACCGATATACCCCTTTAATTACAGTATCTTAATAAGTCATTCAAATATACGCATTCAGGGTAAACTATTCTGAAAACGCGATTTCGATACCATGAGGCATTCCTCAAGAATGGTCGGTTTTCCAAAAAATTATCAACAGATTGACAAACCACGACGTATTCATGAAACTGAAAGACCAGTTTGCATTTCTTACTATATTTGAGGTAGCTGCTGTATGCCTTCTCGTACTCAAACAAGTAGCCAGGGCTTTCCACCGTTAACTAAATTGCTCGAATATTCTCCTAAAACCCTTGCAAGCTCTCCTACAGCTATCTATCTTGCAGGCACGATTTTGCCGGTGTTTCTACTTGGTCTGACGAAGAATGCTATGGGCCCTTGGCTCGCATTAGCTCTACTTTTAGCCGTTGGTGTGTATCTTGTGAAGATTCCAGCCGCTTGGTCGAGGCAAGGCATGCTGTTTGTCAGTTGCTTCGCCGCCTGGTCCCTGTGCTTAATGTCTGACTTACCTGCCTGGGCGGTGATGATTAGCTATGGAGTCGCCGTAACGTGTTATCATACACTCAGCCAGCAGGCTATATCTTGGCTGGGGTTAAGCCTGGCACCACTTATCTTCGGTTCGTTTGTCCTAAGCCAGTCGGAAACCCCTAGTTCACCTCTTTATAGCCTCATCATTCTGAGCCCCCCTGTGGTCCTCAGCATGACCCTCCTGCGAGCGAGGATCGCCAAAGCCAATCAGAATGAGTTGGGGAGCCAAATCTCATATAAAAACCTGATCCGCGTGGCTTGTCACGATATTAGTAACCCTCTGACCCTCATTCTGGGGTCTGCCCAAATTGCTGAAAGCGGGGTGTTCGACAAAAAGCCAGAAAAATTAAAAGAGCTTTGGCCCAAAATTGTTCGGGCGACAGATTCAATTAACCGCGTACTAATCAATTTGAGAGCCTTTGAAGCAATTCAGGAGCCATCGCGATTGACTATCGAGCCCATCAATATTGAAAATTTTCTACAGGATCTGAGGATTCTATACCTAGACATGGCAAACGCCAGGCAGGTTACCATGGAGTATATTGACCATGTTTCATCTGACGACACCTTCGAAGGTGACCAGCTCATTCTAAAGCAAGCCTGTTTTGGCTGCCTATTGCATAACGCTATCCGCTTTTCAGAGGCGGGAGGCACCGTAACAGCCGAAACACGCTTAGAAAATGATCAGTTGCGCTTTCAAGTGACCAACAGCGGCTCCATGTTTAGCCCTGAAACCTTGCAGAATCTCTATAAATTCGATTTTGTAGCCAGGCCTGCCACCCAGTTGGGCAATAAGGAAGGAGGGTTTTCACTCTCCGTTTGCCGACTTGTTATCGAACGGTTTGGAGGCTCCCTCAGGATCGATCAAACTCCGAGCTCTCCGCAAGGGACCACCTCCGTAACTTTGATCATCCCCCAAAAAGCAAAACTTAACTGAGATATCAAAGCGCCTCCCCGTCGGGTGCTTAACCTTACCTGAGAACGACAATCCCTAGCGGCTAAGGTTCGCTTAATTCTTTCGGTGATGTATATCCGGTGAACAAAACTTGACCTCATTGCTTGTCATTACGTTCCGATAGCCTTTCTGATTGAAGCTTCATATACATCGAGTCTTCCAAGGGAGAGTAAAGGTGGGTCAAGTGTTTGATAACTCAGAAATGGAATTGCTGATTCAAACGTTTTTGGGAGAGGCAGATGAGTTCATCGAAGAGATGGAGGCGGGCCTTCTGAGTCTCGAAGATGGCCCTGATGACTCCATGGTGATCGACCAAGTTTTCCGTGCGGCCCACAGCCTCAAAGGCAGCTCCATGGCGGTAGGACTAAATCAAGTAGGCAAATTCACTCATGAAGTCGAGGCCCTGCTGCTGAAGGTGAAAGAGCATCAGATCCCAGCATCCCGCGACGTCATCAGCGTCCTGTTGAAGTGCAACGATCACATTAAGACCATGATTGAAACGCTTAAAGAAAATCTCAATGCCGAGTTTGATTCCGACGACCTCTTTGAACAGCTTCGTTTAATGCAAGGAATCGACGCCAAAAAAGCAGCGCCTACAAAACCGGCTACTGGTTTTGGTTTCTTTGACGACGATGAAGACGAACCAAAGGAAGAGCCGAAGCAAGCTCAAGTTGCCCAAGCTCCTCAGCAAAATTCCAAGCCCACTCCAGAACCTCCCAGTGAGCCTGAAAAGCGAGCTAGCCAAGCAGCACCTGCCCAGCGGAAAAAGCCTCAGGAGCAGATCAAAGTCTCTCAAGAACGTATTGATCGATTGGTAAATAACATTGGCGAGATGGCAATTCTTCTGACCGTTCTCGAAGAGCAAATGTATCAATTCGCAGGGACCAATTTAGAGAGTACTGTCAAGCAGCTGTACAAGATCAGCAAGGATGTCCAGGATGTCTCGGTATCTCTTCGCATGCTGCCCGTGAAACCCATATTTCAGAAAATGCGACGAATCGTTCGTGATACTTCAGCGAAACTTGGAAAGCAGGTGAACTTTGTTGTCATTGGTGAAGATGTTGAAGTTGATAAATCCATTCTCGACTTGGTAGGTGATCCCTTAGTTCATATTATTCGGAATGCTGTGGATCACGGGATCGAGATGCCAGACATTCGTCAAGGCAATAGCAAAGATCCTGAGGGCACAATCACCCTTCGAGCTTGTCACGAAAGCGGACGACTCGTCTTCTACATCGAAGACGATGGCGGTGGCATTGACGCCGAGCGTGTCAGAAAAAAGGCCATTGGTCTCGGCATCATCACAGAAAATCAAAAAATGAGCACCCAAGATCTTCACAACCTGATCTTCCACCCTGGCTTTTCTACAAAAGATCAGGTTACCGACATCTCCGGACGAGGAGTTGGCATGGATGTGGTTAACAACAACATTAAGCAGATGTCAGGAGAAATCGAAATAAGGTCTGAGCTTGGCAAAGGGAGTCGTTTTAAGATCACGCTTCCCCAAACGTTCTCAATCATTGAAGGCACAGTGGTGCTCTCAGGTGAAGACAAATTCGTCATTCCACTGGGAGACATTCAGGAGTCTGTGAAAGTAACCGACCGAGAAATCTCAAAATCGACAGCTCTTGGCGAGGTACTGACCCTTCGCGGTGATCGCCTTCCTGTATTCCGCTTCGAAGATCTTTTTGAAGTCAAAGAACACCAAAAACCTGAAGAACAGATCGCCCTAATCGCTAAATCCCAAGAGAAAAATTTTGCCATCGTCGTCGACGAAATTCTCGGCCGACAACAAATTGTAATAAAAAATCTGGGCAACGAAGTACAAAGCCTTAAAGAGTTTAGTGGCAGTACAATTCTTGGGGATGGCAAACCTGCCCTGATCGTCGAACTCGCAAACCTAATCAAGCGTAAAGCAAAGCCAGACCTTCACGTAGAAAGGATATCTGCATGAGCGAAGATATGACTAGCCAAGTCAATAACGAGATTAAGAACAGCCATCTGAGCGATCACGATCGATTTCTGGAGTTCAACCTCGGTAAAGAACAGTTCGCTGTGCCACTGCTTTCAGTTAAAGAAGTGATTGCAGTTCCTGAGACCACAAAAGTTCCATTCACACCAGATTATTTCCTAGGCATCATGAATCTTCGTGGCCAGGTTCTATCTGTGATCGACCTTCGAAGGCGGATGAAAATCGAGCCGCTTACCGAGAATTCTGAAACCGCAGTTATCATCATTGACCTTGATTATACTCACCTTGGCGTTGTCGTTGATTCAATCAACAGGGTGATCGCAGTAGAAGGGGAAGACTTTGCCCCACCACCAGAAATAGAATCAAACACATCTACTGAATTTGTAACGGGATGTTACAAAAATGACAAAAATCTAGTCCTATTCCTTGACGTCGATAAGATTCTAGATAATAAAGATCGAGAACTCATTCGACAAAAGGAAGTGGACAAAGCTAGCTAAGGCCGGAGAAGCACTTGGGAGCAGCAGCCCAACAAAACGATCGGCAAATCTTTGAAGCCATTGCCCAAAAGATTTCGAAGATTACGGGGGTTCAGCTCGGTGAGAAACAGTACTCCTTAGTACTATCTCGCCTGAGCAAGCATCTGCGCAACATGGGCGGTTTAACTCCTGCTCAGTACTGGGAGTACCTTCAAGGAAATGAAGAAGACGAAGTTCCTGTCCTAATTTCCCTCTTGACAACCCATCACACCTTTTTCTTTCGTGAACAGGTTCACTTTGATTACCTTGAAGAAGCCTTGCCAAAACTAATTGAGAATGTAATATCTCAAGGCCGCGACACTCTTTACTTCTGGTGTGCAGCCTGCTCAAAAGGCCAAGAGGGTTATACCCTAGCAATGTTTCTAGATTACCACCTCAAGCAGCTCCGCTGCACTCTTAAATATAAAATCCTATTTAGCGATGTAGATCAAGCCTCAGTGAACTGGGCTGAAAATGGGGTTTACTCTAACGACGAGCTAGGGAGAGTTCCCATAACCTACCGATCCAATCACTGGATTCGGGGCAAGGGCCAGATTTCCGATTTTTCCAAGGTGAGGTCGCAACTCAAAGAAAGCTGTAACTTTCGAACTATAAATCTCTTGGAACTTAAAAACGAACGCTTTCCTAATAAGTTTGATGTCGTTTTCTGTCGAAATGTCTTTATCTACTTTACAGTCAAAGAGATCGAGTCCATATCCAGAAATATTCTCAACAGTATGGAAGAGCATGGACTTTTTATTATAGGAGTTTCAGAGTCCCTATTGGGAGCTAAGCTCACCGTCGAGCACCTGGGTAAGTCCGTCTACCAGAAATCTGATGAAGAGAAAGTAGTCAACATTCGGACCGACACATCAAAGTTGAAGCCAGGCACCAGCAGTATTCCAAGAACACCCCCGAATCTGACTCAAACATCACGCTCTGAGCGACTATCTTCAGTCCCACCGCAACCTCGGAACCTTGCTGAATCTGTCACTCACGCAGTTTCTCTAAACCGAATGAGTCCTACTGCCGAAGACGACCTCAGAATCATCACCTTGCAATCATCTCTGAAACTCGGATCCGACCTTCGCTCCGTAATTAATAATTTCCCTGGGTGCAAATCAGTTGGCTTTGATGTCATAACATCAGCCGACGAAGCCATCGCCAAAATCAAAGGCAAGCAAGCAAACCTTTTGATCCTAGAAATAAACGCATCGCGATTCCTTCGTAGGATTCTAGCCGAAACGGATGTTGCCACCTTAATTGCAACCACAGACCAAGATGAAAGTGAGAAAATCAATCAAGCTTTGGACGCGGGAGCTAGAGACTATATTGTTTTTCGAACCAAGGTCCTCACTGAGCAGGATCGTGAGGTTTTGGCTTCAAAGCTTCACAATGTAGGTAGAACTGTAGGTCATGACTCCAACTCAAGATCCCGCACCACGAGTAAGCTAGATAACCAGTTTATTGTGGGTCTCGGTGCCTCGACAGGAGGGACTGAAGCAATCACAAAAGTGCTAACCAAGCTGCCCCATGACATGCCACCCATCGTCATCGTTCAGCACATACCTGAGTTCTACTCCAAACAGTTTGCTGATCGCTTAAACAAACTCTGTGAAATCGATGTAAAAGAGGCTGTGGATGGAGATGTACTGCGGCCAGGGCTTGCCATTGTTGCTCCAGGGAATTTTCAGATGAAGGTGGTCAAGCGTGGTGGACATTACAAGATTAGCGTATTCGAGGGTGAAAAGGTCAATGGCCACAGGCCAAGTGTCGATGTGCTATTTAATTCTCTTGCAGAGGTTGTTCCCGAAAAGTTACTAGGAGTATTGCTTACTGGCATGGGCTCTGATGGCGCTAAAGGACTGCTACAGATGAAAAAAAGTGGCGCTAAAACATTTACTCAAGACGAGGCAACAAGTGTTGTTTATGGAATGCCTAAGGTGGCATTTGAAATCGGTGCCAGCGACAAAGTTCTGCCCTTGGAACGGATTCCCGATGCTCTTATCAAAGCTTCGAAGAAAGCTGACCAAAGCTAGTGTTTAACAACTGTTATTTAAATGCTCATGTAATTCGAATAGCTTTGGAAAATCGCTAGGATTTTGACCGTCTACCAGCCCAGCCAGGTCACTGGTCTCTGTTTTTCGACCCAACCGAATATCCCGCGCCATGGAGTTTTCATTTTCAGAAGTCGAGTCAATCAATTCGAATAGATCCTGCCTTAGATCTAGGCGAGGCCTATCCCAAGGCCCGAATAGATCCTGCCCCAATCTGAAAGCTTCCTCATAGACGAGATCTACTTCTGTAGAAATGTTCTTAAGTTCACCATTGGAGCTTAGTCGATACTTACCGCACAAGCTATTCATAACGGTATTAAAAAGCCACTTCTCACGACGCAGTCGGTCACAGTCAGTGCGACATTGAAAGCCGAACGGTGCAAGCCGTGCTGCCATCAATCGATCAATGTCACGAGCTTCAGCACCACCCCAAGCAAGCAAGCCTCCTTGATTCTGAATTACCCAAGAGCCTCGTTGCGAGCCCTTCACTCCAATATTAGTCGTTCCTAGTTGCCAAAGTCCCTCACGAAATTCAGGATATGGATTGAGCTTGGGATCGAGGAGGCCATTGCAAATGATCCGGCACGGAGTAGAGCGCACAAACTGGTGAGATTCTAGTGCAGCTTTCACCTGATAAGACTTCACAGCAATAAAGCAGAAGTCAAACTCATCGAGACTTGCTGGCCCACCTACGATGCGATGAGTTCCCTGCTTGCCATCGTATACCTTAAAGTCATAGGCGATAGACCCTTGACGCCCTATGAGAGTAGGCTGAAGACCAACCTGTTGACAATAGAAAACGATCATGGAGCCAATCGCTCCTGGGCCAATTATGGCGATCCGGGGTTGAGATTTAGGCTGACTTGCGATGACTGGTCCTCCAACAACGTTGCGATTCCCGCTTTAAGGTCGATAGAAGCAGTTTTATCATATTCACCCTGATGATCAAGCCACCGCTCTCGCCAAACCAATAAGCCATTATCGGTTCGCTCGATATCAATGACTTTTTTGAACGACTGACTTAGCCAGCTTCCTTCCGGCTGACGCCTTCCCAAAATCAAAGACGACTGTATTACAGATGAACCAAGGCTGAGGTTCATTGTAAGACTGTATAAGATCGCTCTCTCATCTTCGGGAATGATATCCCAGTTCAATGACACGGATTTCATGTCCTGTCTCTCTACATAGTCCATGACAATGCGACTTTTGCGGTACTCCACCAAAGGTGCGTCAGGTTCCTCGATAAGCTGCCACTGGAAATCAGAAACTACATGGGTGTGTTCTCCCGTCTCTACCCGGTAGCCACCACCTTCGACTAGGACCCCCATATCATAGAATAATAAGGTGGAGACAAGATCCAGGTCCGGTAATTCTTTAATATCAAGTTTGGCAGAAGAGCCCTGCTCCGCCACGAGAAATGCTGCACTCCAAAGTACACTATCCAGTTGGGAAAAATCAGGATAAAGCATGAGGTCAACATCGTACAGGGGGAGCTCGATATCCGGCTTAAGGTCTTGAAAAAGACCTGCACCAAAATCGATGGTCTGCTCCTGGCTAGTAAGCTCAATGACCCTTTTTTCGAGATCCAGAAAAGTTTTGCGAAGACGGCTACGCAGGCCCTGTTTCAACTCCTCCACTAGGATGCGACCTTCATCTGAGTCAGGTTTTCTTAGGGCCTTCAGAAATCGATCCACATCAGTGATAGCCAGGTTATCGACATCGGCAATCGCCAAGCCTACCTCGTCAGGAATAAACTCAGGGCGCTCACGTTCCTTTTTACCCACTTCAATTTTAAAGCCACAGGCGTGGGCAGTCATAGCGACTATTATAATTGGCAATGTCCGAAGCATAGTAGCCTCCTACGGAAATCTGACTCATTCCTAGCAAGCACGAATGTCTCGGTCAATGACATTTCTATAAAATTACCTTGAAACAATTATTAATATACATAAAAAAATTAAAAATTTTTATTATAAATCTTGGGATTCTTTGGGAGTATTCGAAGGAGTCTTGCAGCCTACCATCACTGTCAATGCTACTTGGTGAAGCATTTCTAGCGAGCCGATACTCATCCTTGCGAACTATACCAATCCAGCTTTCTGAGCCCTAGTCTGCTGCGGATAAAGCTCGCCTAGGAGTTGGAATAGACGTGTTTTATCCAGGGGCTTGGGCAGATGTGCTGTAAAACCCAGTTCAAGGCATCGCTTCACATCCTGGTCTAAAGTCGCAGCAGTCATCGCTATGACAGGTAGCTCGGCATTCTGGAAGCGACTTTGGCCATTGCGAATAAATTTGATAGCTTCGTCACCATCCATGATAGGCATGTGAAGATCCAAAAGCACTAAATCGAATTTTTGCTTTTTAGCCATCTCTACAGCCTCATAGCCGTTGGAAACGTAAACAGTTACAAATTGGGTTTTCTTAAAAAAGGCCCGCAAAATAAGCTTCACATCGTCACCATCATCGGCAACTAAGATACTTAAAGGCCGTTCTACAATAGAGATCGAATCCAGATCTACCTGGGGGTGCTTAGTGGCCCGACTTTTAAAGTGTTGTAGCAACGGCATGCGAAAGTCTTCTGCCTTTGAGAAAGTTGCAACTCCCCGGCTTGCGAAGCGGCTCCTATCCTGATCCGAAAAGCTGGATGAGACCACAGCCACGGGAATCGGCAGATTCTGCCCCACATCATCGATAAGTTTTTGCCCTACCCCATCCGGTGACGAAAGATCGGTTACCAAAAAGTCCACAGCACCACTAGCCAGAGATTCCTTGGCCCGTGCCAGCGTAGGCGCTCTTAAGACCTGGTAACCCTCTTCCTTGAAAAAAACTTTCATATAGTCATGAAGCCTGCTTTCTTCTGCTGCGCAAAGGATAATCGGTTTTGAATAGTCATCAATTTCAAAGGGAATAACGCAGGTAAAGGTGCTACCTTTTCCAAGTTCGCTCTCAACGGTTATAGAGCCCTTCAATGCCTCGACGATTGATTTTACAATTCCAAGACCCAGGCCGGTTCCTCCGAAATGCCGGCTTGTGTGCGAACTAGCTTGCTGGTAATTATCAAATATCTTCCTTTGGTTTTCCTCAGAAATTCCAATCCCAGTATCCGACACCCGAATGGTAGCCGAGACTCCTGAAACGGACTCTTTCAGATGTATATCTAATCCTATTTGTCCACCGGGAGGGGTAAACTTAATGCTGTTGGATAGGAGGTTCATCAGTATTTGCGAAACCTTGTCGGGATCACTGCGAATCATGCTCGAAACCTGCCCTGTAATCGATCGCACGAGGCTGATATTTTTTTCAATGATCTTTGGTCTAAAAATCGCTTCGATGTCTTGGACGATGGAGTCAAATGTAAAAGCCTCAGATTTTAAACTGATCTTTCCCGAGCGGATCTTGGCCACATCCAAAGTGTGGTTTACTAGCTTCAGAAGGAATTTAGAGGAGCGATCCAAGGCGTCTAATCGATGATCCTGCTCTTTAGCATGGGTTTCTTCTTGCAACAGATTAGAAATTCCAACAATGGTGCTAATGGGAGCCCTCAAGTCGTGAACCAATCGCGCCAGAAACAGTTCCTGCTCTGACTCAGCTGACCGAAATTCAAGCTCCCGTTGAAAGCGGAGCACCGCCTTCCGAATAACCCTCTCATGAGCCACGTGGGAATCGAGCCTTACGATATCTTGCACACCAAGAGCAAGTAGCGGAAAATACAGGGCTTCACTTGTGGTGTATACGAGAACGGGTGCTTGGGCAAGGTCTACAAGGTTCTGCGAAAGTATCTCGATATCAGACTCTTGTGGATCTGTGAGTAAAATGGCATCGCAGTTCGGCAACTGAAAGTCTTGCTGATCGCGAATCAGATGAATCAGTTGCTTACCCGGATAGATTTCAAACTGAGAGAACTCAGCCCATAGAAAAGCTGGTAAATCGCCTACTATTAGAAGCCTGAGTTTAGCCTCGCAGGAGCTGGACCATGTCATCGAAATCTACCATTCGTATGATTCTTACCCGATAATGTGATTTCGGAATTTTCTGTTGAAAATGAATAGTGATCGAAGCGTAGGCCAAAATCCCCATACTAATATTACTTGTGTTTACAAGGAGCTGTAGGAAATCACCAAGCATTAGTCCAAGGCCAGTGACGGCCTCGAACCGAGTTTTCCCAGAAATCTGAGTGTAAAATTTCGTCCTTCGCTTTTTATTACGACAAAAAAAGGTTCTATACTCAATATTTGCTTAAAATAGCTCGAAGAGATGATAGTAAAGAGGAGGTCCTATGAGCCAAGAATCCCAAGTCAATCATCCGGAAGGATCACCGAAAATTATTTTGGTCGACGATGATCCCATGTTTGGTGCCATGATGCTCAAACAGGCAGAGAAAACTGGTATATCGTTAGACTACTATGACTCTCTGAGCAGCCTGGGGTTCATATCTCAACTCGCCGAATATGATATCATCATGGTTGATTACCAGATGGATCACATCAACGGTATCGAAATCGCTGCTTATATGCCGTCGTTCTTTGACGATAAAACGGTGATCTTAGTGAGCGCAACGGCAATCGAAGAACAGCTAGAAGCTCTTCCAGAATATATTACCGCGTTTATTCATAAGGACCACGGTCATCAAGCTCTCCTGGAAGAATCTCTCAAGGTATTCGCTGACGTCCATCGGAAAGCTTCTTGATGACACATCCTATCAAGCATCTTCCGATTTTTTTTTCTGCTTTGAATCGGTACCCGGCTGCCGACCTTGGTCCTGCTTCGCTTTTAGCTTTGCATAAGCCTTCTCATAAAACTCTGCAACGATTCCCTTCATTTGAGCGGCACTCACGGGGTTAGTTCTGGCTTTGGGTGGTTTTGGTCGATGGCCACAAAGAGGGCAGGCCATAGATGAATCGTCTATTTTTTCGTGAGTCACAAAACTTCGACATTTTAAGCAGACTCTCTGCCTTTGAAGTATCTTGTCCGAATTGTATTCGTACATACACAACCCTCCCCTATTTACTTCGGACGTGGGTAGAAAAATCTAAACCTCGCCTTGTTCACATGGCAGTGGCATTTTCCTAAGAAGCTTGAGCATACTTAAAGATTTCGTTCCATTAGGATCCAGCCAGCATGCTCTTTGTCATGCCCCTACCTTTTTAAAGAGACTCGACTCCTTAACATCACTGTAAAACATCCGAAAGGTAATTAAGATATGCTTAGAAAATTATCAGGGTTCCGGGGATGACTCCAAAAGGCATTCAATTTCTTCTCGTTCTGTGGCTTGGTTTTTCCAGCCAGTTTGGTATTTCCCAGGGAAGCGGTCAACAATACTTCGAACTTGGTTATCAGGCCTACATGCGAAATCAGTTTCCTATTGCCGAAACCCACTTTCGCCGAGCCTTCACTAACGCTAGTACTCCCGAAGACAAGGGCTTTATCCTTAAGTTTCTGGGAATCTCCCAGTTTATGCGCGGTGACCGAAAGTCAGCGGCGGCGTCTTTCATGCAAGCGGTTCGATTAGATCCCAGTTTGGCTGTATTCCAAGAAGAGGTTCTGGATCCTAGTGTTATCAAGTTCTTTGATGCTGTAAAAGTGCAAGCCTTAAAATCTGTCGTTCGTAATACACCTCCACCCAAAAGTTCAACCCCAGCACCTGGTGCGATGACTGGCGCAGACATTATCGAAGAGAGCGACAGCGTGGATG includes:
- a CDS encoding fibrinogen-like YCDxxxxGGGW domain-containing protein, with translation MIRLTLVSLSLLACNPAENAENSETGFQGGENQEAPSQELGPDVNVDTQAADVVAAVPDLFEVVPGEEQVAFLAFTSCLDLKTKNPEAPSGKYQLYQRDEAGQLTKFDAHCDMDEDGGWTMVLNYVHLGGTNPPTQTLTDRFPQFDKNNLGDDEQNTEFFGHVNPAFLSLWTFTELRFFCRTNAHNRVIHFKTDAATCIDYLKTGVGNCDDVRNSFTPLTGHIGDIPGVSNNGLVDQQQLAMTQRTFRDNNGTRNWDIRGGVDEDDWECDDDVDNQSSSTIHRIWFR
- a CDS encoding sensor histidine kinase gives rise to the protein MPSRTQTSSQGFPPLTKLLEYSPKTLASSPTAIYLAGTILPVFLLGLTKNAMGPWLALALLLAVGVYLVKIPAAWSRQGMLFVSCFAAWSLCLMSDLPAWAVMISYGVAVTCYHTLSQQAISWLGLSLAPLIFGSFVLSQSETPSSPLYSLIILSPPVVLSMTLLRARIAKANQNELGSQISYKNLIRVACHDISNPLTLILGSAQIAESGVFDKKPEKLKELWPKIVRATDSINRVLINLRAFEAIQEPSRLTIEPINIENFLQDLRILYLDMANARQVTMEYIDHVSSDDTFEGDQLILKQACFGCLLHNAIRFSEAGGTVTAETRLENDQLRFQVTNSGSMFSPETLQNLYKFDFVARPATQLGNKEGGFSLSVCRLVIERFGGSLRIDQTPSSPQGTTSVTLIIPQKAKLN
- a CDS encoding chemotaxis protein CheA — encoded protein: MGQVFDNSEMELLIQTFLGEADEFIEEMEAGLLSLEDGPDDSMVIDQVFRAAHSLKGSSMAVGLNQVGKFTHEVEALLLKVKEHQIPASRDVISVLLKCNDHIKTMIETLKENLNAEFDSDDLFEQLRLMQGIDAKKAAPTKPATGFGFFDDDEDEPKEEPKQAQVAQAPQQNSKPTPEPPSEPEKRASQAAPAQRKKPQEQIKVSQERIDRLVNNIGEMAILLTVLEEQMYQFAGTNLESTVKQLYKISKDVQDVSVSLRMLPVKPIFQKMRRIVRDTSAKLGKQVNFVVIGEDVEVDKSILDLVGDPLVHIIRNAVDHGIEMPDIRQGNSKDPEGTITLRACHESGRLVFYIEDDGGGIDAERVRKKAIGLGIITENQKMSTQDLHNLIFHPGFSTKDQVTDISGRGVGMDVVNNNIKQMSGEIEIRSELGKGSRFKITLPQTFSIIEGTVVLSGEDKFVIPLGDIQESVKVTDREISKSTALGEVLTLRGDRLPVFRFEDLFEVKEHQKPEEQIALIAKSQEKNFAIVVDEILGRQQIVIKNLGNEVQSLKEFSGSTILGDGKPALIVELANLIKRKAKPDLHVERISA
- a CDS encoding chemotaxis protein CheW, which produces MSEDMTSQVNNEIKNSHLSDHDRFLEFNLGKEQFAVPLLSVKEVIAVPETTKVPFTPDYFLGIMNLRGQVLSVIDLRRRMKIEPLTENSETAVIIIDLDYTHLGVVVDSINRVIAVEGEDFAPPPEIESNTSTEFVTGCYKNDKNLVLFLDVDKILDNKDRELIRQKEVDKAS
- a CDS encoding chemotaxis protein CheB → MGAAAQQNDRQIFEAIAQKISKITGVQLGEKQYSLVLSRLSKHLRNMGGLTPAQYWEYLQGNEEDEVPVLISLLTTHHTFFFREQVHFDYLEEALPKLIENVISQGRDTLYFWCAACSKGQEGYTLAMFLDYHLKQLRCTLKYKILFSDVDQASVNWAENGVYSNDELGRVPITYRSNHWIRGKGQISDFSKVRSQLKESCNFRTINLLELKNERFPNKFDVVFCRNVFIYFTVKEIESISRNILNSMEEHGLFIIGVSESLLGAKLTVEHLGKSVYQKSDEEKVVNIRTDTSKLKPGTSSIPRTPPNLTQTSRSERLSSVPPQPRNLAESVTHAVSLNRMSPTAEDDLRIITLQSSLKLGSDLRSVINNFPGCKSVGFDVITSADEAIAKIKGKQANLLILEINASRFLRRILAETDVATLIATTDQDESEKINQALDAGARDYIVFRTKVLTEQDREVLASKLHNVGRTVGHDSNSRSRTTSKLDNQFIVGLGASTGGTEAITKVLTKLPHDMPPIVIVQHIPEFYSKQFADRLNKLCEIDVKEAVDGDVLRPGLAIVAPGNFQMKVVKRGGHYKISVFEGEKVNGHRPSVDVLFNSLAEVVPEKLLGVLLTGMGSDGAKGLLQMKKSGAKTFTQDEATSVVYGMPKVAFEIGASDKVLPLERIPDALIKASKKADQS
- a CDS encoding ketopantoate reductase family protein codes for the protein MIVFYCQQVGLQPTLIGRQGSIAYDFKVYDGKQGTHRIVGGPASLDEFDFCFIAVKSYQVKAALESHQFVRSTPCRIICNGLLDPKLNPYPEFREGLWQLGTTNIGVKGSQRGSWVIQNQGGLLAWGGAEARDIDRLMAARLAPFGFQCRTDCDRLRREKWLFNTVMNSLCGKYRLSSNGELKNISTEVDLVYEEAFRLGQDLFGPWDRPRLDLRQDLFELIDSTSENENSMARDIRLGRKTETSDLAGLVDGQNPSDFPKLFELHEHLNNSC